The region TGGTTTTTTGCAAGGTTGAAATCAAGGTATCCAGATGTTCCCTTTCTCGAGTCAAATAGTCCAACTGCCTGGTCAAATGAGGCAATAAATCTTCCCTTTCTTCCTTTAATAGCTCTGCTATTTTTTCTAAAGAAAAACCTAGATATTTGTAATAAAGAATAACCTGAAGGCGTTCCAAATCCTCCTGACTGTAGGTTCGATAGCCGTTTTCCGACTTTAAAGGAACCAAAAGTCCTATCTTATCGTAGTGGTGTAGGGTCTTGACAGAGACGCCCGAAAGCTGCGCAGCTTCTTTTATATGGTACATTATTTCCTCCTTATACTCAATGAAAATCAAAGAGAAAACTAGGAAGCTAGCCGCAGGCTGTACTTGAGTACGGTAAGGCGACGCTGACGTGGTTTGAATTTGATTTTCGAAGAGTATTACATTGATAGTATAACCCCTCCCCTCAGGTCAGAGTCAAGCGTTTTTGCGAAATTTTTTACTTTATCATAACATGAAAATGGTTTTCTTGACAGACCTTAGAAAACATGATAGGATAGTCAAGTCTATCAATCAAAAGAAACGCTCATTTTGAGTACTTATGAGGCTATTTGCCAAGGGCAGTAGCTTTTTCTTTTGTAATACTAATTTTAGGAGTTTAACTATGTCTGAAAAATCTCAATGGGGTTCTAAACTGGGCTTTATCCTAGCATCTGCTGGTTCAGCCATCGGACTTGGTGCCGTTTGGAAATTCCCCTACATGACTGCTGCTAACGGTGGAGGAGGCTTTTTACTGGTCTTTCTCGTTTCCACTATTTTAATCGGTTTCCCTCTCTTGCTTGCTGAATTCGCCCTCGGCCGAAGTGCTGGTGTCTCAGCAATCAAAACCTTTGGAAAACTAGGCAAGAATAGTAAGTACAACTTTATCGGTTGGATTGGTGCCTTTGCCCTTTTTATCCTTTTATCGTTTTACAGTGTTATTGGCGGCTGGATTTTAGTCTATCTAGGCATTGAGTTTGGAAAATTGTTCCAAATTGGTGGAACGGGGGATTATGCTCAGTTATTTACTTCAATCATTTCAAATCCAGCCATTGCCCTAGGAGCTCAAGCAGCCTTTATCCTATTGAATATCTTCATTGTATCACGTGGGGTTCAAAAAGGGATTGAAAGAGCTTCGAAAGTCATGATGCCCCTGCTCTTTATCATCTTTGTCGTCATCATCGGTCGTTCTCTCAGTTTGCCAAATGCCATGGAAGGGGTTCTTTACTTCCTAAAACCAGACTTCTCTAAGCTGACAAGTGCTGGTCTCCTCTATGCTCTGGGACAATCTTTCTTTGCCCTCTCACTAGGGGTTACAGCCATGCTGACCTATGCTTCTTACTTGGATAAGAAAACCAATCTGGTCCAGTCAGGAATTTCTATTGTAGCCATGAACATCTCGGTATCCATCATGGCGGGTCTAGCCATTTTCCCAGCCATGTCAGCCTTCAATATCCAATCTGAAGGAGGACCGAGCCTGCTCTTTATCGTCTTGCCTCAACTCTTTGACAAGATGCCTTTTGGAACCATTTTCTACATCCTCTTCCTCTTGCTCTTCCTCTTTGCGACAGTCACTTCTTCCGTCGTTATGCTGGAAATCAATGTAGGCAATATCACCAATCAGGACAACAGCAAGCGTGCCATGTGGAGTGCCATTTTAGGAATTTTGACCTTTGTCTTTGGAATTCCTTCAGCCCTATCTTACGGTGTCATGGCGGATGTTCACATCTTTGGGAAGACCTTCTTTGACGCTATGGACTTCTTGGTTTCCAATCTCCTCATGCCATTTGGAGCTCTCTGCCTTTCACTTTTTACAGGCTATATCTTTAAAAAAGCTCTTGCCATGGAGGAACTCCATCTCGATGAAAGAGCATGGAAACAGGGACTGTTCCAAGTCTGGCTCTTCCTTCTTCGTTTCATCATTCCAATCATCATCATCGTGGTCTTCATCGCCCAATTTATGTAATCAAAAAGGACTTGAGTAGTAAACTCAGGCCCTTTCTTTTTTATGGATGGCTAACAATCAATTCCAGACCTTGCCCTTCCAATGTCCAAGCTTCAACATCACTTGGTAGGATAAAGTGGCTACCTTTTTGGATTGGATAATTTTTCCCGTCAACAGTTAGTTGACCTTGACCAGCCAAGACACTGAATAAGCTGTAGTCAGCTGTCTTTTCGAAGTCAACTTTTCCAGTAATTTCCCACTTGTAAACTGCAAAGAAATCATTGGATACAAGGAGAGTGGAACGTAAATCATCTGCTTTGATAGTTACAGGACGGCTATTGGCAGGCTCGCCAATATTCAAGACATCGATAGATTTTTCAAGGTGAAGTTCACGCAAGTTGCCATTATCATCCTTACGGTCAAAGTCATAGACACGGTAAGTGGTATCGCTAGATTGCTGAGTTTCAAGAATCAAAATTCCTGCTCCGATAGCGTGCATGGTGCCACTTGGTACATAGAAGAAATCTCCAGCCTTTACAGGAACTTTTGTCAACAAGGCATCCCAGTTCTTGTCCTCGATTTGCTGGCGGAGTTCTTCTTTTGACTTGGCATTGTGACCATAGATAATTTCTGAACCTTCATCCGCTGCGATAATGTACCAGCATTCTGTTTTTCCAAGTTCACCTTCATGCTCTAGTCCATAGGCATCGTCTGGGTGAACTTGGACACTGAGCCAGTCGTTGGCATCCAGAATCTTAGTCAAAAGTGGAAATACAGGCTCAGGACGATTGCCAAACAATTCACGATGTTCCGCATACAAAGTAGCGAGGTCTGTTCCCTGGTAGCGTCCATTGGCAACTTTAGAGACTCCATTTGGATGGGCTGAGATGGCCCAATATTCTCCGATTTTTTCACTTGGGATGTCGTAACCAAACTCATCACGTAGCTTGGTTCCACCCCAGATTTTTTCTTGCATAACTGATTGTAAAAATAATGGTTCTGACATGTCGATCTCCTGTCTGATTTTTCTCCCCTCATTATAGCAAAAAGCTCCATCTAATTGAACTCTTTTTCACATATTATAAAGTAGGGAGAAGATTTTATAAAAATAGTGAACAAATGTGCTCTACTCAATGCTTGCACCATTGCTGGCAATGACATCCTTGTACCAGTAGAAGGATTTCTTCTTGCTACGTTTGAGGCTTCCATGACCAGCATTATCTCGATCTACATAGATAAAGCCATAGCGCTTGTTCATTTCGCCTGTTCCAGCTGAAACCAGATCGATACAGCCCCAAGTCGTATAACCAAGCAAGTCAACGCCATCTTGGTAAATGGCATCTCGCATGGCCTTGATATGAGCCTCTAAGTAAGCAATCCGATAGTCATCTGCTACATGACCATTCTCATCCGGTGTATCCATAGCACCTAGACCGTTTTCCACGATGAACATTGGCTTTTGGTAACGATCCCAGATAGCATTGAGGGTGATACGAAGACCAAGTGGGTCAATCTGCCATCCCCATTCTGAGGATTCAAGATAAGGATTTTTGAGAGAGGCAAAGATATTTCCAGCAGTTAATTCTTTAACTTCTGGATCACCTGAGGCTACTAGACTTGCATAGTAAGAGAAGGAAACAAAGTCAACAGTATTGTCCTTCAACAACTCTAAATCTTCTGCAGTCATTTGAATCTCGATTCGCTCACGCTCCCACTGCTTCTTGGCGTAGTTTGGGTATTCCCCACGCGCTTGAACATCAATGAAGAAGTAACTCTTGCGGTCTTCCTCCATGGCTGCCCAGTAGTCTCTTGGATGGGCTGTGTTAGGATAGTATTGCCCTGCAGCCAACATACATCCCACCTTATTTTCTGGGTCAATTTCGTGGGCAATCTTTGTCGCAAGAGCTGAAGCTACCAACTCATAGTGTGCAGCCTGATATTTAACCTGTTCTTGATTTTCACCTTCTTCAAAACAGAGCCCAGCTCCCATAAAAGGGGCATGGAGAATCATGTTGATTTCGTTAAAGGTAAGCCAATATTTGACCAAACCCTTATAGCGGGTAAAGAGTGTGCGACAAAGTTTTTCATAGAAGTCTAACATCCGACGATTACGCCATCCACCGTACTCTGTAATCAAGTGCATAGGACAGTCGAAATGAGTGATAGTCACCAGAGGTTGGATACCATACTTGTGGCACTCCTTAAATAAATCCTCATAAAAGGCTAGACCAGCTTCATTTGGCACTGTTTCGTCGCCCTTAGGAAAAATCCGAGTCCAAGCAATGGATAGACGATAAGTCTTAAAGCCCATTTCCGCAAAAAGGGCAATATCTTCCTTGTAATGATGGTACATATCAATAGCTTGCTTGGCTGGGTAAAAATAGCCCTCCTCAAACGAAAACATCTTTTTCTGACCTGTGATAATGGCTTCACGATCTGGACCGATGGGGACGACATCCACATTCGCCAATCCACGACCTTCTAAATTATAAGCACCCTCACACTGGTTGGCAGCTGTCGCTCCGCCCCACAAGAAACCATCCGGAAAAGTCAGTTTTTCGGTCATAACTCTACTCACTTTCTTATTTGCTTGTTCATTTACTTATATTATAACTTATTCTGTAAACCTTTTCTTATAAAATACTGTGACATACTGATACTATTCTACTATTTAAGTTTATCAGATTGTTTTTTAAAAAATTATCCTCTAGAAAAAGTAAATAGCCTCCCCTGAAACAAAAAAGAAGACTGAAAACTAGTCTCCTCTGTTCCTTTTAAATCAAAGCTGTAATAACCGTCACTAGGCCAAAAATAATACCTGGTGCATTAGCTGCTGCAAGGGGGATATCTCTTTCTTTTTTGAAAAGACCGTAGTAAACCCAGAGACTACAGTTGATGGCAGCAACCAAGGGCTGGATGAAATTTCCTTTTTGACCAGCCAGATTGTTCATGATTTGTGGGAAGTAAGACACATACATCATAACAGACATAAAGGTCGCTACCCAACCTAAAATTTTCATTTGTTTTTCAGACATTTTCAAAACCTCTTTCATTTTTACTGAATCTTATTTTAAAATATTCTTTCAAAACAATCAAGTCTTTAAAACTTTTGTTATAAAGATATAAACTATCACAATCTTGTTATAAGAAAGAGGGAACAGAAAAAAGACCGAATTGCTCCGTTCTGTTTACTCAATCAAATATTAGAAAATGAATACTCCTTTTCAATGAATCGATTGATTGATGGTAAATAAGCCGTTAGAAATTATTGACAGTATCGAAATTTTCTAGTAAAATGAATTTTGTTAATACCTAAATGGTGTGTAGTTTTCTATCAACATAGTCAGGAGAAAAGGAACTTATGCTAAAAAAATTTAATGAATTGTCACTGAAAGATAAGGCTTATCTAATTGGCGGTTTGAGCTTATTAGTCATTGTGATCTCATTTGGTCTACTCAATCGTCAAACAGTAACTGTCAGTCTTGTCTTTACACAACTATCTGCTCCCTTGATTTTGGTGATTTTTACTTGTCTAGTAATCGGGATCATTGCTGGTAGTGCTATTGGTATTAGCTATCACCATAACAAGACTCAAGATCTGAGAAGCCGCATTGCTGAAGCAGAAGCGACTATCAATATAAAAGACAGGGAGCTTGTCCAGTACGAGGAACAGGTGCAACAATTAAAACAGGAAGCCAAACAATAAGTGTAGAAATCATAACCACCCGTGAAAACGGGTGGTTTTTTGTCTCGCACCTAACGGAGCGAGACGGACTGAAAGTCGCATAAATACAAAAAAGATCGAATTGCTCCGATCTTTTTAAGTTTCACTCCAAGAATGTTTAGATAAAAAATTTGATAATAGAATTACCTACTTCATACGATAAAAATCAATCACTAGACCAGCAGGCCCTTTAACTAATAAGGACTCTGTTCCCCAATCGGTTACAGTTGGTCCGTTTAAAACCTGGATACCAAGTTCTTTCAACCGTTGGTAATTCTGGTCTACATCCTCAACCTCGATATGAAGAATGATTCCTGACTGAAAATCTTCCAAAGGAATCAAATGATTTTGGGACAACATCAGACAGTGACTGCCAATCGTAAACTGAGCAAAACTGTCATCAACATAATCGGGCTTTTTATCCAAAATACGCTCCAAGTCAGCACAGACTTGGGGAACATCTGAAACGATAATATCTAATTGATTTAAATTCATTTACTATCCTCCATAAAAAGACCGGATTGCTCCGATCTTTTTAAGTTCCACGAAGGAATTATTTAATTGCGCGTGATTGCAATCCTTCTTCTTCCAAGAAGAGGCGGAATGGTACGAGTTCTTCTGCTTCGTATTTTTCCTTGAAGTCTTTGATTGCTTCTTCTGAGTGAAGTTTTGGATCCAATTCAAGTACTTCTACTGGAAGTGGACGGTGTGGAGTGATGCGAGCATCGATCACAACAGTTTTACCTTCTTTGTTGAGTTTAACAGCTTCTGCAACAACTGCATCGATGTCTTCGATACGGTCAACTGTAAATCCTACAGCACCTTGAGCTTCAGCGATTTTCGCATAGTCAGCATTAGGGAAGTCACAACCAAACAAGTGTTTGTTTGTGTCTTCGTATTTGTCCTTGATGAAGGCATATTTACCATTTGAGAAGACAACGTTGATAACTGGAAGGTCGTATTGAACGTTTGTGATAACGTCTGGGTAGCACATGTTGAATGCACCGTCACCCATGATGTTCCATACTTGGCGATCTGGATTGTCTTTCTTAGCAGCGATACCACCAGGAAGGGCAATACCCATTGTCGCAAAGAGTGGAGATGTACGCCACATGTTCTTAGGTGTCATGTGAAGGTGACGAGTAGATGTTTGAGTAGTGTCACCTACGTCGATTGAGTAGATAGCGTCTTGATCAGCATGTTTGTTGATTGCATTGTAAACTTGATACAATTGCAATTCACCCTCAGTTTTACCTTCGATTTTGTTCATGTAATCACGCCAGTTTTGGTTGTTCTTAACGTTTGCACGCCACCATGGAGTAGATTCAACTGGGTTCACTTTGTCAAGGATAGCTTTAGCTGCTTGACCTGCATCACCAAGGATTGAAGCGTCTAGGGCATGACGTTTACCAAGTTTGTAAGGGTCGATATCCACTTGGATGAATTTTTCAGTATTCTTGAATGCTTGGTAAACTTCAGCAAATGGGAAGTTTGAACCAAGGAAAAGAACTGTGTCTGCTTCAAAGACCACTTCGTTGGCTGGCTTCCAACCAACACGGTAAGCAGAACCTGTCAAACCTTCATAGTTCCATTCAAAGGCTTCAAAGTTTTTACCAGTTGTGATGATTGGTGCTTTGATTTTACGTGACAATTCAGTAATCACTTCACCAGCTTTAACACCACCGTAACCAGCATAGATAACTGGACGTTCAGCATTGTTCAAGATTTCAACAGCTTTGTCGATTTCAACTTCGTTCAAAGCAGGAGCGATGAATGAACGTTCGTATGAACCTGAACCGTAGTATGAATTTTCGTCGATTTCTTGGAAACCGAAGTTTACTGGGATTTCAACAACAGCTGGACCTTTTTTAGAAACTGCAGCACGGCAAGCTTCGTCGATTACTTTTGGCAATTGCTCAGCGTAAGCTACACGTTTGTTGTATACAGCGATACCGTTGTACATTGGGTTTTGGTTCAATTCTTGGAAAGCATCCATGTTGAGTTCGTTAACTGGACGTGATCCAAGGATTGCTAGGAATGGAGTGTTATCCATAGCTGCATCGTAAACACCGTTAATCAAGTGAGTCGCACCTGGACCACCTGAACCAACTGCAACCCCGATTGAGCCGCCGAATTTAGCTTGCATAACCGCTGCAA is a window of Streptococcus mitis DNA encoding:
- a CDS encoding VOC family protein is translated as MNLNQLDIIVSDVPQVCADLERILDKKPDYVDDSFAQFTIGSHCLMLSQNHLIPLEDFQSGIILHIEVEDVDQNYQRLKELGIQVLNGPTVTDWGTESLLVKGPAGLVIDFYRMK
- a CDS encoding 6-phospho-beta-glucosidase, which translates into the protein MTEKLTFPDGFLWGGATAANQCEGAYNLEGRGLANVDVVPIGPDREAIITGQKKMFSFEEGYFYPAKQAIDMYHHYKEDIALFAEMGFKTYRLSIAWTRIFPKGDETVPNEAGLAFYEDLFKECHKYGIQPLVTITHFDCPMHLITEYGGWRNRRMLDFYEKLCRTLFTRYKGLVKYWLTFNEINMILHAPFMGAGLCFEEGENQEQVKYQAAHYELVASALATKIAHEIDPENKVGCMLAAGQYYPNTAHPRDYWAAMEEDRKSYFFIDVQARGEYPNYAKKQWERERIEIQMTAEDLELLKDNTVDFVSFSYYASLVASGDPEVKELTAGNIFASLKNPYLESSEWGWQIDPLGLRITLNAIWDRYQKPMFIVENGLGAMDTPDENGHVADDYRIAYLEAHIKAMRDAIYQDGVDLLGYTTWGCIDLVSAGTGEMNKRYGFIYVDRDNAGHGSLKRSKKKSFYWYKDVIASNGASIE
- the spxB gene encoding pyruvate oxidase produces the protein MTQGKITASAAMLNVLKTWGVDTIYGIPSGTLSSLMDALAEDKDIRFLQVRHEETGALAAVMQAKFGGSIGVAVGSGGPGATHLINGVYDAAMDNTPFLAILGSRPVNELNMDAFQELNQNPMYNGIAVYNKRVAYAEQLPKVIDEACRAAVSKKGPAVVEIPVNFGFQEIDENSYYGSGSYERSFIAPALNEVEIDKAVEILNNAERPVIYAGYGGVKAGEVITELSRKIKAPIITTGKNFEAFEWNYEGLTGSAYRVGWKPANEVVFEADTVLFLGSNFPFAEVYQAFKNTEKFIQVDIDPYKLGKRHALDASILGDAGQAAKAILDKVNPVESTPWWRANVKNNQNWRDYMNKIEGKTEGELQLYQVYNAINKHADQDAIYSIDVGDTTQTSTRHLHMTPKNMWRTSPLFATMGIALPGGIAAKKDNPDRQVWNIMGDGAFNMCYPDVITNVQYDLPVINVVFSNGKYAFIKDKYEDTNKHLFGCDFPNADYAKIAEAQGAVGFTVDRIEDIDAVVAEAVKLNKEGKTVVIDARITPHRPLPVEVLELDPKLHSEEAIKDFKEKYEAEELVPFRLFLEEEGLQSRAIK
- a CDS encoding sodium-dependent transporter, whose product is MSEKSQWGSKLGFILASAGSAIGLGAVWKFPYMTAANGGGGFLLVFLVSTILIGFPLLLAEFALGRSAGVSAIKTFGKLGKNSKYNFIGWIGAFALFILLSFYSVIGGWILVYLGIEFGKLFQIGGTGDYAQLFTSIISNPAIALGAQAAFILLNIFIVSRGVQKGIERASKVMMPLLFIIFVVIIGRSLSLPNAMEGVLYFLKPDFSKLTSAGLLYALGQSFFALSLGVTAMLTYASYLDKKTNLVQSGISIVAMNISVSIMAGLAIFPAMSAFNIQSEGGPSLLFIVLPQLFDKMPFGTIFYILFLLLFLFATVTSSVVMLEINVGNITNQDNSKRAMWSAILGILTFVFGIPSALSYGVMADVHIFGKTFFDAMDFLVSNLLMPFGALCLSLFTGYIFKKALAMEELHLDERAWKQGLFQVWLFLLRFIIPIIIIVVFIAQFM
- a CDS encoding lipopolysaccharide assembly protein LapA domain-containing protein, whose product is MLKKFNELSLKDKAYLIGGLSLLVIVISFGLLNRQTVTVSLVFTQLSAPLILVIFTCLVIGIIAGSAIGISYHHNKTQDLRSRIAEAEATINIKDRELVQYEEQVQQLKQEAKQ
- the manA gene encoding mannose-6-phosphate isomerase, class I, which encodes MSEPLFLQSVMQEKIWGGTKLRDEFGYDIPSEKIGEYWAISAHPNGVSKVANGRYQGTDLATLYAEHRELFGNRPEPVFPLLTKILDANDWLSVQVHPDDAYGLEHEGELGKTECWYIIAADEGSEIIYGHNAKSKEELRQQIEDKNWDALLTKVPVKAGDFFYVPSGTMHAIGAGILILETQQSSDTTYRVYDFDRKDDNGNLRELHLEKSIDVLNIGEPANSRPVTIKADDLRSTLLVSNDFFAVYKWEITGKVDFEKTADYSLFSVLAGQGQLTVDGKNYPIQKGSHFILPSDVEAWTLEGQGLELIVSHP
- a CDS encoding SemiSWEET family transporter is translated as MSEKQMKILGWVATFMSVMMYVSYFPQIMNNLAGQKGNFIQPLVAAINCSLWVYYGLFKKERDIPLAAANAPGIIFGLVTVITALI